The nucleotide window CCGTTCCACGAGATGATATAGTGCTGCGGGCGCTGCTTCATTCACCATAGCCATCCGGGCTTTTGTGCCCTTATTGAATTCCGTATAAACGGTAACAAGCACAAACATGCTGCAGAAAAAGAAGAGAAGAGTGAGCCAGTGATGAACACCAAACAATGCCAGGACTATTGAACCGGACAGAGCGATGATTCCAGGCAGGAGAAAATTCCGCTTTAAGTTCTTCACGCTTGCCTTGCGCCAGGCGATCAAGGGGCAAATCCCTGTCAGCAAAACCAGACCAATTGCAAATGGCATTACTACTTTATTAAAAAACGGCGCGCTGACCGTTACCTTGCTGCCGGTAACCGCCTCAGAAAGAATTGGAAATACAGTTCCGCACAGAACTGCAATGCAGATCACAAGAAAAAAGACATTATTAAGGAGAAAACTGCTCTCACGGCTCACGAAAGATTCGAGCCGGGCCTCCGGTTCCAGCGCTTTCTTGCGCTTCAGCAAAAAGAATACGCTCACTCCAATTTGGATCACCATAAAAGCAATGAAATAACTTCCTATCGGAGATTGTGCAAAGGAATGAACGGAAGAAACAACTCCGCTTCGGGTCAGGAAGGTTCCGAAGATCGACAACGAAAACGAAACGAGCACCAGAACCATGTTCCACATCTTCAGCATTCCTTTTTTTTCCTGGATCATCACCGAATGCAGGAAGGCTGTTGCAGCGAGCCATGGCATCAGAGAAGCATTCTCAACGGGATCCCATGCCCAGTATCCTCCCCAACCAAGCTCGATGTAAGCCCAATAGGAGCCTTGCAGAATCCCTACGGTCAAAAACAACCAGGAAAAGAGCGTCCACTTCCGTATCGCTCGGATCCATCCGCTGTCCAGTTTTGCGGTGATCAAGGCCGCCATCGCGAAAGCAAAGGGAACCGTCAGACCTACATATCCGATGTACAGGGAAGGCGGATGGGACACCATCCAGTAATTTTGTAGAAGCGGATTTAAGCTCTGTCCTTCCACAGGCACAGGAGAAAGTTTCTTGAAAGGATCGGCTGCAAACAGAAGCATGATGAGAAAGAACAAACAGGTGCCGGCAAGAGAAGTTGTCACATAAGGCATCAGTTGACGGTTTTTATTTTGATTCTGAAGTAAGGCAACGGTTGTGTAGACAACAAGAATCAACAGCCAGAACAACATCGATCCGGCCTGACCTCCCCAAAATGCTGTCAATTTATAGGGAAGGGGAAGTGTTGTGCTCGTATAATTCGTTACATATTCAAACTGAAAATTGCTCGTGGCGAGCGCGTGAATCAAAATCGATGAGGCAAAAACAACCAGAAATAGCAGACCCACAATGGCTCGCTCTCCGCTTTCTACGAGGTCGGCTCGGCGAAATCTGGCTCCTAAAACAGAAGCGATCATGGAGTAAAGACAAAGAATTGATGCGGCAATAAGAGCGTAGCGTCCGACTTCTGCGAGCATGTTGATAACCCTGGCTATTCCGGTTTGCTTTGATTCTGTGGTTCGTACTTCGTTGGACACTTGGCCAGCAATGTCGTGGCGTGGAATTTCCTGGCATCACGATCATAACTCCCTTCCACAACGACATCCGATCCGTCTTTGAAAGTATCGGGAACTATTCCGTGATAATTCACCTGAACAATGTTTTGAGGCTGACCATGAATTACAAAACTGTAGTCCAAGTCCTGTTTGTTAATGGAGCCTTTTTGGACTTTACCATTCACTTTTATTGTCTCCCGATCCAGGCTTGCAGCTTTCGTGAGAAATTCATCCACATGGTAGTAGTAGACCATGTTGTCGGTTAGCCCTGTATAAACAAGAAAACCCATTGCGGCTACAACCACCAGAATGCTAGCGACTAAAGCGGTTTTACCGTTCATAGTTAAATCTCATTGTACCATTTTTGAAAAGATCATTACTGAACGTCGAGGCGAATGAATGCTCCGAGATAACGTTCCTCGTAGCCCCCAATTGTAGCAAGCGCCCCTAAATCACTCTTAATCTTTACGTTGAAAAGGTACGTTGCACCCGTTCCATCCCGATCATAAGGAAAAGACCCGGGAAGTGCAATTTCCATCTCTTGACCCCCGGTTTGATTGAAGAGGAATGAGTCGGATTCACCATCGACATGGACTGTCACTTTGTTTGACGGAGTCAAGGACCACGCTTTGATTCTTAATGTTTTCCTTGGCTCAAAAACGCGCAGAACAAACTCCGCAGACTTTCCGCCTTTCACCCAAAATCCATGGGTGCCTTCAAACGCTTCCTTATAATAAGTGTGATCATCCATGAAATATGTAAAGTAATCGGACGGATTATCATATGCTACGCGTCGCGCGCGGAAGCTGGCAACCACAGGCAGGTCAGAGAGCAGTGTATTTTCCACAGGGAGCCATCGGAAAATTGAGAATTGCTGGTGAAAAGCATTCCGGTGTGAGCTTAAAATCGGCGAGAACAGGATTACGCCGGTAAAAAGAATGGACAGGCAACAAGCAGCCACCATTAAGCGGCGCGAAGGCTCTTTGTTTATGCAGAAGAGAAAAGCAGGGAAAACCGATAAAACGTAACGATTTCCGACTGTGCCGGATCCGCCAAAATAGTTCCACGGAAGTCCCACCATGTAATAAAGAACGCCGGCCCATGCTGCCAGATATACAGCCCATGAGCTTTTTGTTTTCGGTCCGAACAAATAAAAGAGCAAACAAAAAAACATGGGAAAGAAGTAGATCGCGATTCCTGAATAGCGGCCGAAAAAGAAATAACACCAGTTGTAAAGAAAGGCTTTCCAGTAGAAGGGCGGCGTGACCATTGCTTCAATGGGGTTCCGCTTCTCGAATGCTGCGAATTCTGACACACCAGGCCGCTCGAATGGATAGTTCTTGTAAAAAGCTGCGCGTTTACCTCCTTGATAGTTCCATTGACCAGTGAAGTAAACATTCAATCCAAACATTGCGACGGCAATGAAAATGTAAATAGCCAGTGTCAGGAGGGCCTGCACCAAGGCACGACCTTTTTCGCCAGAAGGTTTCTTTCGCAGAAGCAACCAGATCCCCAGCGGCAAAACAAGCAAAGCGTTTGGCGGTTTGGAATATGTTACGAGTCCGAACAGAATGGCGGCCACAAAATAGTTGTACGGAGATCTAAAGAGTAAAAAGGATGATTTGAGTCGCTCGGCGGTAAAGAAAAACAGCGCAAAACAGAGAAGACTCATGTTGAAGTATTCCGGTGTCATCCAGAAGTAATAGACCAGCGATGCGTTTGCTATGAAATAGAAACCCGAGAAGAGGAGCGCCGTGCCTTCCTGCATGAAACTCGAGCAAAAACGATATGCGCACAGAAGATTCAGCCAGACCAGGATCGCGTGCAGGACAAGAAATCCATTTGTTTGAAAAAGGCGCACGAAAGGAGCCGATACCAGGCTGTAAAGAATGCTTTTTCCAAAAACAATTGTGTTATCACGCTCGTTGAGTTTCAGGATGATGCCAGTCGGGCCGGCCGGATATTCACGATAGACGCGAAGAAGATCTTTCCGCTGATACTCCATATCGCCGTCATAAGCAAAACTGTAAGCCATGGTGTAATAGACGGCTTCATCGCTGAAGAATCCTCCGGTGATTTTCAAAGGGCTCACGCAAAGCGCGGCGCCGATCAAAAACAGACCGGCCAGATGTATCCACGTTGTAGGACGGACGTTCCATTCCCTTTTTTCCTTTGGCATGCGTCTAGATTACATGAAAGATTCAACAGCAATGTAGCGCGGCCGTCCCGGCTGCGCCCGCGGGCGAGACGCCCGCGCTACTTTGTTAAGTGAGCGAGTAAGGATCAATATCAATCATAACTTGTGATTGGCGTTTGGGGTGCTTTTCATACTCCCCCAATGCTGCGCGCAGGCAATCTCGCAGTGGCTTTCGCGCGGCGCTTTTCAGAAGAATTTGAAAACGATTGAGTCCTTTCAGACGCGCGATCGGGGCGATGGCAGGTCCGGTCAATTTCATGGAGTCATTCTTGAAGACCAGAAGGTACTTTGCGAACTGTCTGGCTTCCTCCAAAGCGGCCGGACCATTTTTGCCGGAAAAAATAATATTTGCCATTGCCACATAGGGTGGAAATTGCATGACTCTGCGGAAGCGGATCTCCTTTTCATAGAATTCCTGATAACTTTGATCCATCGCTGACCGCACAGCGTAGTGGTCCGGGTGGAAGGTCTGCAAAACCACCAGTCCCGGCTCGTGGCCTCGCCCGCTCCGGCCGGATACCTGGGTGATCAGCTGATACAGCCTTTCAGATGCGCGAAAATCGGGAATGCCGATTCCGGAATCTGCTCCGATCACTCCAACGAGCGTGATTCCGGGAAAATCATGTCCTTTCGCAATCATCTGGGTCCCGACTAGAATATCAATCTCATGAAGCGCAAACCGGGTCAAAATGTTGGCAATGCTTCCGGCTTTTCGCGTCGAATCGCGATCCATCCGTTCGATCTTTGCTTCCCGGAAAAATCTCTTTAGTGACTCAACAAGTTTTTCTGTTCCCACGCCAAACAGGTGGAGATAGCCGCTTCCGCACTTCTCACAGGATCTGGGCGCAATTCGCGCATAGTCACAGTAGTGGCAGATCATGCGGTTTTGTTGTTTGTGATAGGTCAATGTCATGCTGCAATTGGGGCACTCCAGAATATTCCCGCATTCGCGGCACATGAGCCATGCGGCATAACCGCGCCGGTTTTGCAGAACCAGAACCTGTTCGCCGCGGTCCAGCGTTTCCGAAATCCTGTCCAGCAGAAATCGGGAAAAGATGGGGTCTCCTGTTTGTTTGTATTCTTCTTTCATATCGATCAGTCGCGTCGCTGGCAGCGGACGCTCTTCCACGCGCGAAGGCAACGACAGATACGTGTATTTCCCATTTCCGGAGTTGTAATAGGATTCCAGGGAAGGAGTTGCTGATCCCAAAAGGATCGGACAACCTTCCAGTTGCGCGCGTATGATTGCGCTTTCACGCGCATGATACCGCGGATATTCTCCTTGTTTGAAGGAACCGTCGTGCTCTTCATCGATAACGATCAAACCTAAATCGGGGAGTGGCGCGAACAACGCGGAGCGCGTTCCGATCACCAGTCGAACTTCGCCTCGCCTTGCCTTCTGCCATTCTTCCAGGCGTTCCCGTTCGGCAAGCTCGGAGTGCAACACGCTGATTTTACATCGCAGGAATTGTTCGGCTCTTCTAACGATTAGCGGCAACAGGGCGATTTCCGGGACGAGCATCAGCACAGTCTTTTTTTGCGAAAGAATGTCTTTTGCAACGCGCAAATAGACTTCTGTTTTTCCACTTCCTGTTACGCCATGAAGAAGGTAAACTCCGAAAGAGTCCTTCTGTGAAAGGATCTTCTGAATTGCTTTTTGTTGTGCCGGGTTCGTTTTCTGGATTTCAGGCAGTGCCGGCCAGAATTTCGCTGCAGCAGCGGGCAGCCAGAAGCGTCTGATCTGTCCCTGTGAATCCAATTTTCTCAGAATGGCGGAGGAGTTTGGAAAAGCCTTTCTAACTTCTTCCAAAAAAACGGGCCGGCTTTGCTGACTTAAGAAATTGTAAATCTGCCGCTCCTTTTCTTTTTCAGGCGGTTCTGATGTTTGCACCAGTTCCACCATGTTATGTCCCTGTCTTTGTGTGGTTCTGGAAGGAAGGATTTGCACGAGTCCTTCTTCTTCCAACTTTCGAATTTGAGAGAAGGTTCCGTGTTGCCCGAACAATTTGTAGACTTCTTTCAGCGGCAAATTACTTTTTTCGGAGAGAATCTGTAATAAAGGATGATTTCGGGTCACCGCCTTTCCGTGAATCGTAACGGAGATGATTGTTTGCGGCCGGATGTCGAGGCCGGGAGGCAGAGCCGCCTTCAAAATATCTCCCCACTCGGCGAGGTAGTATTCTGCCATCCATTTTGTGAGCTCCAACATCGTTTTTGAAAATAAGTTGAGTGAGTCAACTAAATCTGCGATGGGGCGGATCTCCAGCGTTTTATCAAAAGCAGGATCCAGCTCAATGATGAAACCGGTTAGAAAGCGAGTCCCAAGAGGCACTAGAACGCGCATTCCTTCTTCCAGTCGAGGAAATTGATCCGGTACGGAATACGTCAAAGGACCCAGAGGTGATTTAGGTATGGATACCTGAACGTAGCGCATGATTTTACCGCAGAGGTCTCTAAACAAAGTAGCGCGGATGTCTCGTCCGCGGAGCTTGCGGGCGAGTCGCCCGCACCACTTTGCATACCAGATTGTACACAATAAACTCTCTGCGCTCTTTGCGTTCTCTGCGGTTAATCTTCATCCAGGATCTTCTTGACCAGTTTTAAGTCTTCCCATGCTTCCGGTTTTTTTTGTGGGGAGCGAAGCAGGAAGGAAGGATGGTAAGTTGCAACAACCCTCCCATATGGCATATCGTAGACTCGACTCCGTAGAGAGGAAATCGAAGATTTGGAATTCAGAATTAACTGAGCGGCAAAGGTTCCCAGGGCAATAATCAGTTTCGGCTGAATGATGGAGATTTGTTTGTAGAGAAAAGGGGAGCATTCGGCAATCTCATCCGCTTCGGGATTCCGGTTTTCAGGAGGCCGGCACTTCAAGACGTTGGCGATGTAGACGTCAGAACGCTGAAAACCGATCGCCTTGATCATCTGCATGAGCAGTTGGCCCGCCCGCCCGACGAAGGGACGCCCCTGCTGATCTTCATCAGCTCCGGGAGCTTCGCCGATTAGCATCAATTTTGCGGAAGGATTCCCTTCACCAAAGACAATAGTTTTGCGTCTTTTGTGGAGTTTGCACCGGACACAGTTGCCGATTTCATTCAGTCGCAATTCTTCCAGAAGCTTTAATTTTTGAGGGCCAACTTCGTCCGTTTTGACATGGATTTCCTGCCTGTAGAATTCAGTGATACCGAGGTCCCGGCAGGTTTCGATCCATTGCCGGATTGTTTCAGATGGATCCTGCGGTGGCAGGTTGTGCTTTGAGTTCGATTGCTCGTTCAAGAATATAGTCCCACAGTTGAGATGCGATTTCTTTTTTGCTGGCCATGCCCAGGCGGCGCATTCCGCCGAGTCGATCCAGGATCAGCACTTCGTTTCGATCCGCTTGAAAAGGATCGTGAGAGTCGCTGATCAAATTTGCCACGATAAAATCGAGTTTTTTATTTTCCAGTTTCTTTTGCGCGTTCTGCTCCAGGTTCCCGGTTTCTGCGCAAAAACCGACAACAATCTGGCGTCCCTTTTTTGCGGAAACGCGGGCCAGAATGTCCTCGGTGGGCTGCAATAATATCGATTCAGGTCGGCCTGTTTTTTTGCGTTTTGCTTTAAGCGTTTCGGCAGGTTTGAAATCTGAGACAGCAGCAGTTTTGATAACATAATCCGCAGCATCCAGTTCTTGAAGCACGGAATTCAACATTTGTTCCGCAGATTCGACGCGCAACAATTTTGCCTTTGGAGGTGGAACAAGCTGAGTTGGACCGCTGATCAAGACAACGTCGGCTCCGCGAGAGATTGCTTCTTCCGCAACCGCGTATCCCATTTTGCCCGAAGAGCGATTCGTAATGACCCGGACCGGATCGAGAGCTTCCCATGTTGGTCCGGCAGTAATGACAACTCTTCTTCCGCTGAGTAGGCTGGATTTTCCAATGAGGCTTAATGCCCGCGATACGATCTCCGAAACCGGCGCCAGCCTTCCGGGACCTTCATCTCCACAAGCGAGATAACCTTCGTCCGGCTCGACAAATTCAATACCCAGTCCCTTTAGTTTTGCAATATTTTGCTGCACAACGGGATTCTGATACATGTACGAATTCATTGCGGGCGCGATCAAAACAGGACACCTTCGCGCGAGGAAAAAGGTTGTGAGAAAATCATCCGCAATGCCCGCCGCAAATTTGCCTATGAGATTTGCGCTTGCGGGCGCAAAAACGATAAGTCCCGTTTCCCGGGCAAGGTCAACATGCATAACCTCTCCTTTTTTGGCGCGGAATTCATCCAGGTAAACCGAATGTTGGCTGAGGCTTTGAAAAAGGATCGGACGCACAAAACGGGTTGCATTGCGGGTCATCGCCACACGCACGGTGTGCCCCGCTTTCTGAAACTCGCGAAGAATCTCCGCAGCCTTGT belongs to bacterium and includes:
- a CDS encoding cytochrome c maturation protein CcmE; this encodes MNGKTALVASILVVVAAMGFLVYTGLTDNMVYYYHVDEFLTKAASLDRETIKVNGKVQKGSINKQDLDYSFVIHGQPQNIVQVNYHGIVPDTFKDGSDVVVEGSYDRDARKFHATTLLAKCPTKYEPQNQSKPE
- the priA gene encoding primosomal protein N', which gives rise to MRYVQVSIPKSPLGPLTYSVPDQFPRLEEGMRVLVPLGTRFLTGFIIELDPAFDKTLEIRPIADLVDSLNLFSKTMLELTKWMAEYYLAEWGDILKAALPPGLDIRPQTIISVTIHGKAVTRNHPLLQILSEKSNLPLKEVYKLFGQHGTFSQIRKLEEEGLVQILPSRTTQRQGHNMVELVQTSEPPEKEKERQIYNFLSQQSRPVFLEEVRKAFPNSSAILRKLDSQGQIRRFWLPAAAAKFWPALPEIQKTNPAQQKAIQKILSQKDSFGVYLLHGVTGSGKTEVYLRVAKDILSQKKTVLMLVPEIALLPLIVRRAEQFLRCKISVLHSELAERERLEEWQKARRGEVRLVIGTRSALFAPLPDLGLIVIDEEHDGSFKQGEYPRYHARESAIIRAQLEGCPILLGSATPSLESYYNSGNGKYTYLSLPSRVEERPLPATRLIDMKEEYKQTGDPIFSRFLLDRISETLDRGEQVLVLQNRRGYAAWLMCRECGNILECPNCSMTLTYHKQQNRMICHYCDYARIAPRSCEKCGSGYLHLFGVGTEKLVESLKRFFREAKIERMDRDSTRKAGSIANILTRFALHEIDILVGTQMIAKGHDFPGITLVGVIGADSGIGIPDFRASERLYQLITQVSGRSGRGHEPGLVVLQTFHPDHYAVRSAMDQSYQEFYEKEIRFRRVMQFPPYVAMANIIFSGKNGPAALEEARQFAKYLLVFKNDSMKLTGPAIAPIARLKGLNRFQILLKSAARKPLRDCLRAALGEYEKHPKRQSQVMIDIDPYSLT
- a CDS encoding uracil-DNA glycosylase, with product MNEQSNSKHNLPPQDPSETIRQWIETCRDLGITEFYRQEIHVKTDEVGPQKLKLLEELRLNEIGNCVRCKLHKRRKTIVFGEGNPSAKLMLIGEAPGADEDQQGRPFVGRAGQLLMQMIKAIGFQRSDVYIANVLKCRPPENRNPEADEIAECSPFLYKQISIIQPKLIIALGTFAAQLILNSKSSISSLRSRVYDMPYGRVVATYHPSFLLRSPQKKPEAWEDLKLVKKILDED
- a CDS encoding heme lyase CcmF/NrfE family subunit, producing the protein MLAEVGRYALIAASILCLYSMIASVLGARFRRADLVESGERAIVGLLFLVVFASSILIHALATSNFQFEYVTNYTSTTLPLPYKLTAFWGGQAGSMLFWLLILVVYTTVALLQNQNKNRQLMPYVTTSLAGTCLFFLIMLLFAADPFKKLSPVPVEGQSLNPLLQNYWMVSHPPSLYIGYVGLTVPFAFAMAALITAKLDSGWIRAIRKWTLFSWLFLTVGILQGSYWAYIELGWGGYWAWDPVENASLMPWLAATAFLHSVMIQEKKGMLKMWNMVLVLVSFSLSIFGTFLTRSGVVSSVHSFAQSPIGSYFIAFMVIQIGVSVFFLLKRKKALEPEARLESFVSRESSFLLNNVFFLVICIAVLCGTVFPILSEAVTGSKVTVSAPFFNKVVMPFAIGLVLLTGICPLIAWRKASVKNLKRNFLLPGIIALSGSIVLALFGVHHWLTLLFFFCSMFVLVTVYTEFNKGTKARMAMVNEAAPAALYHLVERNKRRYGGFIIHTGVALLFTGIAASSFYQLEKEVTVSTNDSFAIGAYTLKFRELQFLKDPHKEVWRARLEVYKGEKQVGLLHPERHFYKNSDQPTTEVAIRPFWNEDLYMILVGPTESGAGIFKVYVNPFIGLIWRGGIIIALGSLIVLLPDMKTKFAVSTVRDTGAEEFAG
- the coaBC gene encoding bifunctional phosphopantothenoylcysteine decarboxylase/phosphopantothenate--cysteine ligase CoaBC; this encodes MIITLGIASSISSYKAAEILREFQKAGHTVRVAMTRNATRFVRPILFQSLSQHSVYLDEFRAKKGEVMHVDLARETGLIVFAPASANLIGKFAAGIADDFLTTFFLARRCPVLIAPAMNSYMYQNPVVQQNIAKLKGLGIEFVEPDEGYLACGDEGPGRLAPVSEIVSRALSLIGKSSLLSGRRVVITAGPTWEALDPVRVITNRSSGKMGYAVAEEAISRGADVVLISGPTQLVPPPKAKLLRVESAEQMLNSVLQELDAADYVIKTAAVSDFKPAETLKAKRKKTGRPESILLQPTEDILARVSAKKGRQIVVGFCAETGNLEQNAQKKLENKKLDFIVANLISDSHDPFQADRNEVLILDRLGGMRRLGMASKKEIASQLWDYILERAIELKAQPATAGSI